Within Sorangiineae bacterium MSr11367, the genomic segment AGCGGCGCGCCCCCTCTTTGATGAAAAGATCCAGCAGGCCCGGCGAGGGAACGTGCAGGAACGTCTTGATGCCGACCTGCTCCAGCGGCTTGGCCTGCGAAGGCCGGCCACCGGCGATGAGCACGACCGGCGGGCGGACCTCCATCAACAGGGCGAGCTGTTCGTCCCGCACGTCCGGCGGCAAAAAGCCGAGGATGCCCACGCCCCAGGCCCGTTCGGCCAGGCGATCGCGCGTCTCCAGGACGAGCTTGCGCGCTTCGGGGCCGCGCATCAGGGAAAGGGCCAGGAACGGTAGGCCACCGCCGCGAGCAACGTCCTCGGCGAACTCGGGGCGATCGCTGACCCGGGTCATCGGGCCCTGGGCGATCGGGAAGAGGGTGCCGTACTCCTTCGCGAAGGCGGAGAGCCGTGCGAGCGGGCGATTGGTACGGGCTTGCTTCACATGTCCGTCGATGGCGGTGTGAAGCGCGCGCACGAGGCGCTCGACCGTGCCGAAGCGCTTGGCGAAGGACGCGGCCATGGCGGCGTCCTGCCCGAGGGTGATGAAGTGCTCGGCCGGATTTTTCGCCCCCAGTTGCGAGGCGATCTCCGTTGATGTCGAGCCAGCTTGGGGTACGCGCGCATTGGGCCGGGCGTAGAGGCGGTAGCCGCCCGCGACGATGGTCTCGCTGCCGTCGAAGGCACCGAGTGCGCGCCGAACCTCGGCGGACGTCTCCGCCTCGTCGAGCAACGCAAGTTGCGAGTCGAGCACGACGCCGGTCGCACCTGCCGCGATGCACGCGGGGGCTGTGTGCAGGCCTATTCCGCCTTGCACCCACACCGGGAGTGGCTCCCCGCAACTGGCAACTTCGGCGAGCACCCGCTGGACGAGGATAAACGAAGTTTCGTCCCCCACCATCCCGCCGGCTTCTTGGCCTTTGACGATAAGCCCGTGGGCGCCTGCGGCGATCGCCGTGCGCGTTTCCTCGAGATTGCGCACTTGAACGATCAGCGCGCGCTCTCCCCGAAGACCGGTTAGCAACGCGTGCGCCGGCTCGAGCATCGAGGCCGGCAACACGACGACGCGCGCCTCCTCGGGTAGGTCCAAGCTGGAAAGCTCGGAGTGCTCTGGAATGCGCACACCGAACGCACCGATGCGACGACGGACGAGGAGATCGAGCGATTCCCGCGCGATTTTCTCGTCATGTCCTAGATCGAGCACGCCCAGCGCGGAGGACCGCGCGAGTGCTGCAACCAGTGTCACATCCGGACTCTCGAATGGGCTGAGCCCCACGACTGCCTTGGCGGCAAGCATGTTTGTGACTTCTTTCTCCCCTCCCACTAGTCGATGCTCCAGCCTGCAGGAACAAACGCAGCAATAAGAAGTCCCGTAAGGGTCAGCCGATCAGGCAAGTCGAGACACGGAATCGATATTTCAATCGATTAATTATTTTCGGCAGCCCCCAGAAACTTAAGTGAAACACCCCCATAGCCTCCGCCACACGCGAGCAGAAGGTCTCTTATTCGTAATGGCACAGCATCACCAATTCCGTCTCGCTATTTCGACGCACGCGGTCAAATTTGGTTCAGCTTTAGCGAATGGTGGCGCTAAGGCCTGAAAAGAATACCAATTTCGCGCAACGGGATTGTCACCCCACGAACATCATGTCGTGCGTATTCGCATTTCGAATACGTTTCTAATGGAGTCGGTTCGGATGTACCGATGCAGCCGACCCCCAGCCTGCCTACCTACTACTGCAGCCGACGTTCCATTGAATTGAAACGTCATAGCGGAGCCGGAAAGGCTAACCGTCTTCCAAGCCACTGAGGCGAAGACCCATGGAAAGACGGGCTAGTGCCGCATCGATGAGGGCGCGATCGCGTTCGCTTGCGTGGAGCGTGGTGTTGCCAGCCCTTCCGACCAGGTAGATCACGCACGCCACCTCGGTCTCGCTGAGCTCGAGCCGTCGATCGAGGCGCATGCTCGGGAGGCGGTAGCGCAAAAGGCACGTGCGGCCGCTCCCACCGCCGCGCACGACCTCGACGCGGGTCACGGGGCCGGTGCTACCGGCAAGCTGCCTTACCACGCCGCGCAGGGTGGCCGAGCGCGTGCGAGCCAACCGCACGTCGGGATCCGTGAAGAGCGCAAACATCTTGTTCCGGGAGTACAGACCCGGCACCACCGTCATGCCGACGGTCAGGGCTTCGCGATCGATGGCGCTGGGCGAGAGCCGCTCACCGCTCGTCTGACTCATCACCACCTCGGTCTTCGACTCGACGTGGCTCCCCGCTCGCTTCTTGAAGGAGCGCGGCCTGCCGCTCGTTGCGCAAGGCCGTGATGAGCTCGTCGAGATCGCCATCGATGATTCGGTCGAGCTTGTTCAGCGTGAGGCGGATGCGATGATCCGTCACGCGGTTCTGCGGATAGTTGTAGGTGCGAATCTTCTGGCTCCGCTCGCCCGTGCCCACCATGCCCCGGCGCTCGGCCGAGACCGCGGCATCTTGCTTCTCGCGCTCGATGTCGAGCAGACGACTCTTGAGGACCTTGAGCGCCTTGGCTTTATTTTTCAGCTGCGAGCGCTCGTCCTGGCACTTGACGATCATGCCCGTGGGCTTGTGCAAAATTTGGACGGCGCTGTTGGTGGTGTTGACGCCCTGGCCTCCGGGCCCGCCGCTGGCAGCGATGCTGATCTCGAGATCTTTCTCGTCGATCTGAACGTCCACGTCGTCGGCCTCGGGCAGGACGGCCACGGTGGCGGTGGAGGTGTGAATGCGTCCCTGGGTCTCCGTGGCGGGCACGCGCTGGACGCGGTGGACGCCGCCTTCGAAGCGAAGCTGGGAGTACACGTCCTTGCCGGTGATGAGGACGATGCACTCCTTGTAGCCACCCGCGGCCGCCTCGCTGAGCGAGAGGACCTCCAAGGTCCAAGCTTGCCGCTCGGCGTAGCGCGCGAACATGCGGAACAAGTCGGCCGCGAAGAGGGCGGCTTCTTCCCCGCCCTCACCGCTCCGGATCTCGACGATGGTGTTCTTCTTGTCGTTCGGATCTTGCGGGAGAAGGAGCAACTTGATGGTGCGCTCGAGGGTGTTGCGCTCGTCCTGCAGGACGGGAAGCTCCTGCTCGGCGAGGGGGCGCAGCTCCGGATCCGTCAGGGCTTCCTCGTTGTCGCGGATGTTCTTCTCGACATCGCGGTAACGCTGGAATTGGCCCACGACCGGCTCGATGTCCGAGCGCTCTTTGGTGAGCTTCGCGAGCTTTAGCCGGTCGGAAAGGACGTCCGGCTGGCACATCAAGTCGTCCAGCTCACGGTAACGGCGGGAGAGTTGTTCGAGCTTTTCGACGGGGATCATGATCGAAGATGCGACGCGGTCGCGAGCGCCTCGTAGTTGGCGAACGACACGTCGTCGGCCACCTCGGGAACCTCACCGTGTTCGCGAAAGAGCGTCGCACGCAGGGAAGCGAGGGCCACTTCGAGCTGATCGTCGTCCGGCTCGATGGTGGTGATCTTCTGCACGAGGAAGCCGGGCCAAAGGAGCGCACGGAGCGGGCCGGTGGTGCAGTAGCGCGCGAAGACGCGCTGGATTTCGAAGGTTGCGGCCGCGATGAGCGGGAGGAACGGGAGCTTCTCGAGGAAGAAGAGGACGTTGTCCGCGATGGCGCTGCCGGTGTGGATGCGCGGCAGAAGGCCACCCACCGCGGTGAAGACGAGGATGGAGACGAGGGCCACCATGACGAGGAAGGTGGTGCCGCACCGGGGATGGAGCGTGGTCTTCGCGCGCGCATTGGCGACGACGAGCTCTTCGCCCGCTTCGTAGGTGCTGATCGTCTTGTGCTCGGCGCCGTGGTACTGGAACACGCGGCGGATGTCGGGCACGCGCCGGATGAGGAGCATGTAGCCGACGACGACGGTGAGCTTGAGTGCGCCGGTGATCACCTGAAACAGCGGCGACTGCACCTCGAGTCCGAGGTTGAAAAGGCGGTTGATGCCCGCGGCGGCGGCCTGCGGCAACGCAATGAGGAAGGCGATCGCGAAAACGAGCATGACGCCCATGGCACCGCGGGCGCCTTTTTTGGCGTCCGTGCCGGAGGCGACAGCCTGACCATCGTCCGTGCTGAGCAGCGAAAACAGCGAAAGGCCAAACGCGCGCAGCAGAAGGAGCGCGGAGAGGCCTGCGGTGCTGGCTTTGCTTTTGGCGAGCTCGGCGGCTTCTTCGGCGGCGAGGTCTTTCTCGAGCTGCTCGACGGAAAACCGCAGGGACTCGCTCCCCAAACGGAGCGACTCGACCAAGGAGCTTACCCCGCGCACGAGCGGCCAGCGGCGGATGCCGACCCTCTCGTCGGCGACGGCGCGCTCGCGAACGAGCAGCGAGCCATCACGCCGGCGCACGACGATGGAAAACGAGTGGGGCGCTCGCATCATGACGCCCTCGAGGACGGCCTGGCCGCCAATGTACGGTCGGGCGGTGGCCGAAGGCGCGGGCTGCTGTCGAGTCTGCTGCAAGTCGGTGCGGGCGTCCGTCATAGTCACGGTACTATACGGTGTGGAGCAGCCCTGCGCTCGCAGAGCTGCTCCCTCGGACGACTAGGCCTTCGGCGTCTCGGCCTTGGGCGCCTCGGCGGCCTTCTTGCCGGCGACGGTCTTGCCCTCGTAGCGCTTACGGAAGCGATCGACGCGGCCGGCCGTGTCGATCAGCTTCTGCGTACCCGTGTAGAAGGGATGGCAGGCTGCGCAGACGTCGACCTGGAAATCGCCACGCGTCGAGCGGGTGACGAAGGAGTTGCCGCAGGCGCAGGATACGCGGGCGGCGGGATAATTCGGATGAATGCCTTCTTTCATGACGAGCTCCACCCCTCCGGGTATAGGAAGGGACGCGGGAACCTAGTCTCGACTGAACGGACTTGCAACTGTCGAGTTGAAACTGCTGCCCCCCTACCCTCCCCCGAGGGGGAGGGTGCCCTGGCGAATCAGAACGGGATGTCGTCGTCGCCGCCGCCGAAGCCGCTGCCGTAGTCGTCGCCCGGATCCTGGGCCGGGGCCTGAGCTGGCTGCTGGGGGCGACCGCCTCCCCCGCCACCGCCACCCCAGCCTCCGCCGCCACCCCCGGACTCGCCCCCTCCCCCGCCGCCGCCACCGCGGTTGCTGTAAGAGGAGCGCTCGGGACGGCCGCCGCCACCTTCGAAGGGCTGGTCTCCGCCGCCACGGCGCCCGCCCGCAAGGATGATGTTGTTGGCGACGATGTCCGTGCGGTATCGTTTCTCGCCATCTTTTTCGTAGCTGCTCGTGCGGAGGGATCCCTCTACGAATATGCTCGAGCCCTTACTTAGGATCTTTGCCAGCGCCTCTCCGCGCTTGCCCCAAACGGTGACTTGATGCCACTCGGTTCGTTCTTGGCGGGCGTTGTTTCGATCGAGATAAGTCTCGGTCGTGGCCAGACGAAGCTTGAGGATGGCCTGGCCGCCGGGCGTGACGCGCAGCTCCGGATCCGCCCCCAAGTTTCCGAGCAAGAGTACCTTATTGAGACCTTCCGCCATGATTTTCTCCAATGAGCCGAAGCTTGAACCGGCATTCATCGACATGAACGACACCGACAACGCCGAAGTGAATCTTTCGAACGGGATCGCCCCTGAGTCAACGGTCAAAAGCCCAGCCAAAAGGATGATATGTAGCCCGGCTGAGACCATGACCAAGCCGCGTATTTCGATCGTCATACCCGTTTACAACGAGCAGGGCATCCTGCACGCGGCCATCGTGGACCTTCGCGAGCGTCTCAAGTCGTTCGGCTGGAGCTACGAGGTCATCTTGGCCGAAAACGGCTCGCGCGACCACACGGTGGAAATCGGCGAGGAGCTATCGAAAAAGTACAACGATCCCGCCACGGGGCAGATCCGCATCATGAGCCTGGGGGAGCCCAATTACGGCAAGGCCATGAAGCAGGGCATCTTGCTAGCGCGGGGCGAACTCGTCATCTGCGAGGAAATCGACCTTTGCGATGCGGATTTTCATCGCCGCGCCATCGACATCCTCGAAACCGGCGAGGCCGACCTGGTCATCGGCTCCAAACTGGCCGACGGTTCGGAGGACGACCGTCCCATGGTCCGTCACGTGGCTAGCCAGGCCTATTCGACGATGCTCAAGCTTCTTCTCGGCTTCCGCGGGACGGACACGCACGGGCTCAAGGCCTTTCGGCGCGTGGCACTCCTCGACACCGTGCGGGCCTGCTTGGTCGACAAGGACGTTTTCGCGAGTGAGTTCGTCATCCGCGCGGATCGAGGCGGCGTGAAGATTCGGGAGATCCCGGTCCGGGTCATCGAAAAGCGGCCGCCGTCGATCAACCTCTTCAAGCGCGTGCCCAACGTGTTGAAAAACGTGGCCAAGCTCACGTACGCCATCCGCATCCGGGGGTAGGTCGGATACACTTCGCCCGGTCCTTTGGAAGCCGATCCGCGTGTTCCCTACAAGAGCCTGTTCGCTGCCTCGCTGGCGCTGCTCGCCTACAGCACGCTGACCGCGGTGGCCTTGGCCGCCTACTTCGCGCGGACGACGCAACCGTGGACGTACAACAGCGTGCTCGCCACGGTGAGCTGCGTGCTCGGGGTCGTGGCCAGCGCCATCGTGTGGCGTTGGCCATCGCGGCTTGCGCTCGTCGCGGGGATGGCGGTGATGCTTTCTTCGCTCCTTCGCGTGGGGCCGTTCAACGAGTGGACGTGGGTGTCATTCACCATGCTGGCGGTAACGACGTTGCTTCTCGTTCCGCTGGTCCACGCATTGGTCTTGCTCCCGCCGCACTCGTGATAATCGTATCGCGTGTCCGACGCGAACGGCCGGAACGGCATGGGGGTGGATGATGCGGCGGTGGATGCGTCGTACGATGTGGCGGTCATCGGAGGCGGCGTCAATGGCACCGGCGTCGCGCGCGATCTTTCCCTGCGCGGGCTGCGCGTGGTGCTTTTCGAACGGCACGATTTGGCCTTTGGGGCGAGCGGCAATTCGAGTGGGATGATCCACGGCGGGGCGCGGTACCTGCCGACGAATCCGAAGGTGACGCGGCAGTCGTGCCAGGACTCGGGGTACATCCAGCAGATTGCACCGCATCTTTTGTTTCGCATTCCGTTCCTGATGCCGGTGCGTGCGGGGGCGCGCGGGCGGATCATGATCGAGCTGCTCGATGCCTTTTTTCGAGCGTACGATCGATACCAACCGCTCAAGCGCGGGGAGCTTCACACGCGGCTCGATGGTCAGGAGCTCGCGCACCTGGAGCCGGGGCTGCACGGCGATCTGGTCGGCGGGGTGACGTTCGACGAGTGGGGCGTCGACGGGACGCGGCTGTGCGTGCTCAATGCGCTCGACGCGAAGGAGCGCGGGGCGGCGGTGCACGTGCATACGACGGTGGAGTCGCTGGCCCGAGGACCGGGTGAGCCGCGGCGCTACGTGATTCGTGCGCGCGATCGTCTGACGCAAAAGGCATTTGCGGTGGAGGCGACGAACGTCGTCAATGCAACGGGGGCCTGGGGGCCCATCACGGCGACGTTGGGAAAGCTTCCGGGCGAACGCGTGCGGGTGCGGCCGGCCAAAGGGATTCACGTGGTGTTCGATCGGCGGCTGTCGAACTACGCGATTTTGACGGAGGCCATCGACGGTCGGCAGATTTTCCTCGAGCCGTGGGAAAACATGAGCGTCATCGGAACGACCGACGACGACTTTTTCGGGGACCTGGACGACGTGGTGGCGACCAGCGAGGAGGTTCGCTACCTGGTCCAAGGCGTGGCCCGGGTGTTTCCCGCGATTCGGGAAGCGCGCGCGATTGGGACGACCGCGGCGGTGCGCCCGACGCTGTACGAATATGGGCCCAACGAGGATGCGCTGTCGCGGGAGCATGCCATCGTGGACCACGCGCAAGACGGGGCGCCCGGCGTGTACTCGATGATCGGGGGCAAGCTGGCGAGCTACCGTCTCTTCGCGGAGGAGATGGCGGATCGGCTCGCGCCCGGGACGACGTGCTCGACGCACGTGAAGGCGCTACCCGGGGGCGATGCGGTGCCAGACGCGTTGGCGGTGGCCGAGCAGAACGAGCTGACGCCGGTGGCGGCGCGGCGGCTGGTCTATCGGCACGGGTCGCGGGCGAAGCGCATTTTGCAACGCATGGTGCGGCGGCCGCGCGAGCGCGCGGTGGTGTGCCCGTGCGAGCCGGTGTTCGAGGCCGAGGTGCGGCACGTGCTGCAAGAAGAGATGGCGCGCTCGGTGGACGATGTCGCGCGTCGGACGCGTTTGGGGCTAGGAGCCTGCGGAGGAATGCGCTGCGCGGCGCGCTGCGGGCAGATCGTGGCGGACGAGCTCGGGCTGGCGCCGCACGAAGGCATCGAGCAGGCGCGCACGTTTCTCGAGGGGCGCGCGAAGACGCGCATCGTGGCGATGGGGCCCGGCCAGGCGCGCCAGGAGGCGCTGGCGATGGCGCATCTGCGCGCGACGATCGGGTCGAAGGGTCGGACGTGAAGCCCGTGGTCGTGGTGGGGGCTGGCGCGGCGGGGTTGGGGGCGGCGCTTCGTCTGGCGCATGGGGGCTGCCCGGTGCAGGTGATCGATGGCGCGGCGGGGGCGACGGCGCTGTCGTGCGGTGCGGTGGACGTGACGCCGTGGGAAGATGGGGATGCGGGCGAGCGCGTCGAAGACGAGGCGCTGCAGCTGTTGGAAGGGCTCGGGTTGCATCGGGTGGCCGGCGCGCTGTTGGCCACGACGGCGGGCATCCTGCGCGGGGCGGGTGGTGCCGATCGGGCGCTGCTGGATGTGGGTGCGTGGCGTGGCGGGACGGTGTTGGTGCCGCGCACGGACCATCCCGGTTGGGATGGCGGGGTGCTCGCGCGATCGTGGAGCGATACGGAGACCGCCCGGGCGCGCGGGCTGACGTTCACGGCGGTGGATGCGACGCTGTTGCGTTTTCGGGAGGAGCGGGCTCTCTGCGATGCGGACATTGCCGCGCGGCACGATGACGCCGCACGACTCGGCTGGCTTGCCGAACGGCTGCGCGAGGCGCTCGCCCGCCACGGGCGTTGCGTTGGGGTAATTCTTCCCCCGTGGCTGGGGGTCGAGGCCCCGCGTGCGGAAGCCTTGTCCGAGCGGGTCGGGCTTCCTTGCGGGGAGGCGCTGTCGGCGTTGGCCTCGGCCGCGGGCCGCCGTTTCGAGTTTGCGCGCGATCGCGCGCTGGCGCGGGCCGGTGTTTCGGTGCGGCGCGGCTGGGTGCGTCGTGTCGTGGCGTCGTCGCCGTGGACGGTGGAGTTGGAGGACGGGGAGCCCCTCGCCGCGTCGGCCGTGGTGCTCGCCGCGGGCGGGTTGGTGGGCGGAGGTATCGCCTACGATCCGAGCGAGGCGCAGGTGGCCAGTGAGGTGCCCGCACAGGCACGGCCCGTGTTCCGTACGGGCATCGAGGCGCCGGGGATGCTGGGCGCGGGCGGGCGGCCGCTGGAGCTACCGGGCTCGCTGTTTGGTGTGCCGCCCGAGTCCATCGCGTGGCCTTTTGCAAGGGATCCGCTGATGGACCGGGTGGGGCTGCTCGTGGACGGTGCGATGCGTGTGAAGGGCGCACCGGGCGGACTCCTCGCCTGCGGCGATCTCGTGGCCGATCGGCCGCGTACGTGGCTCGAGGCCTGGAGGTCGGGAGTCCGCGCCGGAAACGCGCTGTGCGGGATGCTACTTGGCGGCGAGGACGTCGACCTTCACGATGCTCGGGGGTGAAGCGAGCAGTTCGTCGGCTTTACCGAGGAGGGCCTTGGCAATGGGCCCTTCGATGTGCGCGGTGCGGCCGGTTTCGTCGGCAAACGCGTCGAAGATGCCGAAGGTGCGCGGGCCCGACTGAAACGCGTACCAGACCACGGTTCCATGTTCCGCGGCGGCGAGGGCCTGTGCGCTTTTGAGAAAGGCCGACAGTTCTGCTTCTTTTCCGGGCTTGGCTTCGAGCGTCGCGAGAAATCCGACTTTCAACATGGGAAAACTCCTTTGGTTGCGGGGACGGGCGAGAAAGTAGGCTGCGCGGGCCAAAAGCGGCAGTGGCGGAAACGCCACATATCGTATCATTTACGCCATGAAGATTTCGGTGCTCGTTCTGGAGGACGTGTTCGACACGGGGCTGTCGGCGGTGCTCGATACCCTCGAGACGGCAAACGAGTTGGCCGGCGAGTGTTCGCGGCACGATGTCCGATGCGTGGGCGTGCGGGCCGGCGTGCGCACGCACCAGGGCTTCGGGGTGCCATTGGCGCCGAAGCCGCACCGCGCTCCCGATCTCGTGGTGCTGCCGGCCTTGGCGTGCAAGCAGCCGGAAACCATCGTGGCGGCGTTGGCGCGCCCCGATGTGGCCGACGCGATCGTGCTGCTCAACCGATGGCACGCGCATGGGGTGCGCATTGCGGCGGCGTGCACGGGGACGTTCGTGCTCGGGCGCGCGGGGCTGCTCGATGGCCATCGCGCGACGACGAGCTGGTGGCTCGGTCCGGCGTTTCGGCGGGAGTTTCCTTCGGTGGAGCTCGATCACGATCAGATGGTCGTCGCAGACCGCGGGACGCTTACGGCGGGGGCAGCGCTTGCGCACGTCGATCTCGCGCTCACGGTGATTCGCGAGCGCAGTCCGAGCCTGGCCGATCTGGTGGCGCGCCACCTTTTGGTCGAGGATCGAGCTTCTCAGGCGCCCTTCATTGCGCCGGGGCACATTGCCCACGACGACGAGCTCGTGAAGCGATTCGAAACGTGGACGCGCCGGAACATCGCCGAGTCGTTCGATCTCGCGCGGGCGGCGCGCGCCGTGGGAGCAAGCGAGCGCACGCTCCAACGGCGCATCCGCATGGTGCTCGGACGGTCGCCGATTGCCTTCGTGCAGGATCTGCGTCTCGAGCGGGCCGCCCACTTGTTGCGGACCACGCGCGACAACGTCGACAACGTCGCCCGCCTGGTGGGCTACGAAGACGGCGCCACGCTGCGCGTTCTCATACGCCGCAAACTCCGTACCAGCGTCCGTGACTTGCGACGCACAGGGTAACGGGGGGAGGCGGACAAACGCGTGCGTCAACGAGCGCTCCGCGCGTTCGCACACGTTCTGCTGCTGGCTTTTCTTATTTGCCAGACGAAAGGGGGGCAAGAGTTCCGGTGGATACGGTCAGTTCTGTACGAGCCGCTTCCCCAACGTGGAATACCGCCACCGGTCGGCGCCCGCGGCGCTTCCCTTCACACGCCACATGTTGTTCCCGCTTATTCGGGGCTCCCTCAGGAGCCGGGTTCCGACGTTCACGGGCATGCGACGAGCTGTCGACTCCCAACCTTACCAAATGTCGACCCATCGTCTGCGGCCCCGACGGGAGCGGCGTCCGGAACACCGCGACGCCGAGGCCTACCCTGCCCTCTGCCAAGACGGTGCCAAACGACAATTGGCCCACTTGCCCAGCAAAACCCGGCACACGGTCCGCGCCTTGGCCTGTCCGGGACGATTCGCAACCTGTCCCGGACAGTTGTCCCGTCCCCGCCCCGCGCGTTAGCGCTTGCGGCGCTCCAAGAGAATGCCCATGAGCACCTTGCGGAACGAGGTACGCGGGTAGCCGGCCTCGCGGGCGGCGGCGCTCATGTTGTTGTCATGCTTCTCCAACAAAGCTTTGGCCGTCTGAGGCGTGAGGGAAAGCGGGGGGCGCGAGTCCGCCCGTGGATTCAGGGCGCGCTCCACGTGAACCGCCTCGATGACGCCCGCATTGTCGCACGCCAGATCGGCCGAACGAAGGAGCACGTTGCGCAACTCTCGAACGTTGCCGGGCCAATCGTGCGAGGAAAGACGATCCACCGCGCCAGGAGCGAGCGTGCGCGCACCAATGCCCGCGCACGAGGAGGCCAGCAGCGTGCGCGCAATCACCGCGATGTCTCCTTTTCGATCGCGCAGAGCCGGTATGTCGACGATGAAGCCCTCGAGGCGATGGTAAAGGTCGCGCCGGAAGAGCCCCTGGTCGATCCGCTCGTCGAGCGAGACGTGGGACGCGGCCACCACGCGTACATTGGGGCGGTAACCGCTGCCGGTCGCTCCGACCCGGCGCACCTCGTATCCATCGAGCGCGCGGAGCAGCTTCGGCTGCGCTTCGACGGGCAGCTCACCGATTTCGTCGAGAAACAGCGTACCGCCTTCGGCATCGGCGAAGGCTCCGGTACGGCGCGACGTGGCGCTGGTAAACGCGCCCCGTTCATGCCCGAACAACTCCGATTCGACGAGCTCGCGCGGAAGCGTCGACACGTTCAGGGCGATGAAAGGTCGCTCCTTGCGCGGCCCCTCCGTGTGCAGTGCACGGGCGATCAGTTCTTTGCCCGTGCCGGTCTCCCCCGAAATGAGAACGGCATTGGGATAGGCGGCGATTCGCCGGACGAATTCCGTCATGCGGCGCATCGGCAGCGAACTCCCCGCAACGCCGGGGAGCGGTTGAAATGTGCCTCCGTCGCTGAGCACCACCTCGCGAGCTCCCTCGCTCAATGTCAGGGTCGAACGCCCAATCGTGATGCTCGTCCCTACGGCACACCACGCATCTTTCACCCGAGCGCCGCCAACGAAGGTGCCGTTCTTCGAACCGAGATCGCAAAGCGAAATGCCGTCTCGACTCACCACGATGGAACAATGGCGGGCGCTCACCGCGGGATCGCACACCTTGATTTCAGCCTGCGGAGACGAACCGACAACGAAGCGGCCCGGGGCAAGAGGCAGATACTGAACCCCCGCGCTGTCACATACCTCGAGCACCCACGAACCGCTGCTCGGGCCTTCTGAAATGGTCAATGTCGGCTTGTCTTCCATGTCCACGTCCCTCCGAGACATTCATCGGATTACGGCCGGCGCCGGTTGCGCACTTTGGAGGGCGGCGGCATAACGTGATGGATTTCATTACGAAAAAAAAGACAACCATGCCGCTGCCCGATTCCTTTCATCCCGCCGTTCGCCATTGGTTCGAGCACACGTTCGATGCGCCAACCGAAGCCCAATCCAATGGGTGGCGGGAAATCGCCGCGGGCCGCGACACGTTGATCGCCGCGCCCACGGGCTCGGGAAAGACGCTCGCCGCGTTTCTCGCCAGCCTCGATGCGCTGGTGCAAAAATCCTATACGAAGGATCTCCCCACCCCTAAAGGCCAGCGCAAAATCGAGGTCGTCTACGTCTCACCGCTCAAGGCGCTGAGCAGCGACGTTCAGCGCAATCTCGAAATGCCGCTCGAAGGCATTCGTGAGGCCGCCGTCACCCTCGGGCTCG encodes:
- the prfA gene encoding peptide chain release factor 1 → MMIPVEKLEQLSRRYRELDDLMCQPDVLSDRLKLAKLTKERSDIEPVVGQFQRYRDVEKNIRDNEEALTDPELRPLAEQELPVLQDERNTLERTIKLLLLPQDPNDKKNTIVEIRSGEGGEEAALFAADLFRMFARYAERQAWTLEVLSLSEAAAGGYKECIVLITGKDVYSQLRFEGGVHRVQRVPATETQGRIHTSTATVAVLPEADDVDVQIDEKDLEISIAASGGPGGQGVNTTNSAVQILHKPTGMIVKCQDERSQLKNKAKALKVLKSRLLDIEREKQDAAVSAERRGMVGTGERSQKIRTYNYPQNRVTDHRIRLTLNKLDRIIDGDLDELITALRNERQAALLQEASGEPRRVEDRGGDESDER
- a CDS encoding DUF1385 domain-containing protein, translated to MTDARTDLQQTRQQPAPSATARPYIGGQAVLEGVMMRAPHSFSIVVRRRDGSLLVRERAVADERVGIRRWPLVRGVSSLVESLRLGSESLRFSVEQLEKDLAAEEAAELAKSKASTAGLSALLLLRAFGLSLFSLLSTDDGQAVASGTDAKKGARGAMGVMLVFAIAFLIALPQAAAAGINRLFNLGLEVQSPLFQVITGALKLTVVVGYMLLIRRVPDIRRVFQYHGAEHKTISTYEAGEELVVANARAKTTLHPRCGTTFLVMVALVSILVFTAVGGLLPRIHTGSAIADNVLFFLEKLPFLPLIAAATFEIQRVFARYCTTGPLRALLWPGFLVQKITTIEPDDDQLEVALASLRATLFREHGEVPEVADDVSFANYEALATASHLRS
- the rpmE gene encoding 50S ribosomal protein L31, whose product is MKEGIHPNYPAARVSCACGNSFVTRSTRGDFQVDVCAACHPFYTGTQKLIDTAGRVDRFRKRYEGKTVAGKKAAEAPKAETPKA
- the ssb gene encoding single-stranded DNA-binding protein, which encodes MAEGLNKVLLLGNLGADPELRVTPGGQAILKLRLATTETYLDRNNARQERTEWHQVTVWGKRGEALAKILSKGSSIFVEGSLRTSSYEKDGEKRYRTDIVANNIILAGGRRGGGDQPFEGGGGRPERSSYSNRGGGGGGGGESGGGGGGWGGGGGGGGRPQQPAQAPAQDPGDDYGSGFGGGDDDIPF
- a CDS encoding glycosyltransferase, whose protein sequence is MTKPRISIVIPVYNEQGILHAAIVDLRERLKSFGWSYEVILAENGSRDHTVEIGEELSKKYNDPATGQIRIMSLGEPNYGKAMKQGILLARGELVICEEIDLCDADFHRRAIDILETGEADLVIGSKLADGSEDDRPMVRHVASQAYSTMLKLLLGFRGTDTHGLKAFRRVALLDTVRACLVDKDVFASEFVIRADRGGVKIREIPVRVIEKRPPSINLFKRVPNVLKNVAKLTYAIRIRG
- a CDS encoding glycerol-3-phosphate dehydrogenase/oxidase encodes the protein MSDANGRNGMGVDDAAVDASYDVAVIGGGVNGTGVARDLSLRGLRVVLFERHDLAFGASGNSSGMIHGGARYLPTNPKVTRQSCQDSGYIQQIAPHLLFRIPFLMPVRAGARGRIMIELLDAFFRAYDRYQPLKRGELHTRLDGQELAHLEPGLHGDLVGGVTFDEWGVDGTRLCVLNALDAKERGAAVHVHTTVESLARGPGEPRRYVIRARDRLTQKAFAVEATNVVNATGAWGPITATLGKLPGERVRVRPAKGIHVVFDRRLSNYAILTEAIDGRQIFLEPWENMSVIGTTDDDFFGDLDDVVATSEEVRYLVQGVARVFPAIREARAIGTTAAVRPTLYEYGPNEDALSREHAIVDHAQDGAPGVYSMIGGKLASYRLFAEEMADRLAPGTTCSTHVKALPGGDAVPDALAVAEQNELTPVAARRLVYRHGSRAKRILQRMVRRPRERAVVCPCEPVFEAEVRHVLQEEMARSVDDVARRTRLGLGACGGMRCAARCGQIVADELGLAPHEGIEQARTFLEGRAKTRIVAMGPGQARQEALAMAHLRATIGSKGRT
- a CDS encoding FAD-binding protein — protein: MKPVVVVGAGAAGLGAALRLAHGGCPVQVIDGAAGATALSCGAVDVTPWEDGDAGERVEDEALQLLEGLGLHRVAGALLATTAGILRGAGGADRALLDVGAWRGGTVLVPRTDHPGWDGGVLARSWSDTETARARGLTFTAVDATLLRFREERALCDADIAARHDDAARLGWLAERLREALARHGRCVGVILPPWLGVEAPRAEALSERVGLPCGEALSALASAAGRRFEFARDRALARAGVSVRRGWVRRVVASSPWTVELEDGEPLAASAVVLAAGGLVGGGIAYDPSEAQVASEVPAQARPVFRTGIEAPGMLGAGGRPLELPGSLFGVPPESIAWPFARDPLMDRVGLLVDGAMRVKGAPGGLLACGDLVADRPRTWLEAWRSGVRAGNALCGMLLGGEDVDLHDARG
- a CDS encoding antibiotic biosynthesis monooxygenase — translated: MLKVGFLATLEAKPGKEAELSAFLKSAQALAAAEHGTVVWYAFQSGPRTFGIFDAFADETGRTAHIEGPIAKALLGKADELLASPPSIVKVDVLAAK